The region TAGAAGCAGTTGAAATACTAGATTCTAAAAAAGCTGAATTAGGGCTAGATGCAGTATTTGCATTCCCTGCAAAAGAAACTTGGGTAACTGGTTTACATTTATCAAATATATTCATATCACCAGAATTTAATGGAGATATTCTTAAAGCATTTGAAGCAAAAGAAATAAAATTTGAATATGCAAATCAATATAAACAATTAGTTGATTTACAAAATAAATACTCAGTACAACCAACAGTTAGTTTAGATTACTCACAACAAGTTGAAAAATTATTCTCACTTGGTAAAGTTGCTATGATACAACAAGGTAACTGGGCATTTAGTTCAATTGCAGGAGTAGATGCAAAATTAGCAGAAAATATAGGTATGATACCTATACCTGCAGAAGGTGTTATTGAAAATAAATTAGCAGTTGGAGTTCCTATGTTCTGGGCAGTAAATAAAGATGCTGACGATGCTTCAAAAGAAGCTGCTAAAGATTTCTTAAATTGGATGTATTCATCTGAAGTTGGAAAAGATTATGTAATAAATAAATTTAAATTTATACCTGCATATATGGGATACGAAAACGAAAAAATAGTAGATCCATTATCACAAGTAGTATATAACTATTCAAAAGATGGTAATACTCTTAACTGGGTATTTATGGGTTATCCATCAGGTTGGGGAATGAACACATTAGGTTCTAACTTACAAAAATACTTAAGTGGTAATGCAACATTTGATGAAGTTATTAACACTTCTAAACAAGCATGGCAAGAATCAAGAAAGTAGAACATTATGTTTAAATATAAGAGAAAACATGAATTGTTCTTTTGGTTATTTATAATACCAACTATTACGGCCTTATTTATGGTCGTAATAGTTCCTCTTTTTTATGGACTATATTATTCATTTACAAGTTGGAATGGTATAACTAATCCTGTATTTATAGGATTAAAAAATTATGTTGATTTATTTAAAGATAAAGAATTTTTAAATTCTATATGGTTTACTACTAAATTTGCAGTAGTTTCTGTTTTATTAATAAATGCATTAGGTTTAGGATTAGCATTATTAGTAACACAAAAATTTAAAGGGTCCAATCTTTTAAGAACTGTTTTTTTCATGCCTAACTTAATTGGTGGACTTATATTAGGATTTATATGGCAATTTATTTTTATTGAAGTGTTTTATTCAATCGGAGATAAAATAGGGTTTGAAAATCTTAAAGGATGGCTTTCTACAACTAATACTGGATTTTGGGGATTAGTAATCTTAACAGCTTGGCAAATGGCTGGTTATATCATGATAATATATATAGCACATTTAGAAACTATACCCAAAGATTTAATAGAAGCTGCAGAAATTGATGGGGCAAATTCAATTCAAAAATTTAAAAATGTAATATTTCCATTAGTGGCACCAGCATTTACAGTTAGTATGTTTTTAACACTATCAAATTCTTTTAA is a window of Oceanivirga salmonicida DNA encoding:
- a CDS encoding ABC transporter substrate-binding protein, whose amino-acid sequence is MKKKLLWLTTLVITMFTVSCWGGDKEASKEGEAVNINIFQFKVEFKDQFTELAKEYMKEHENVNINITTVGGGADYGAALKAKFASGDEPTIFNIGGPQDVKDLQSKLENLKGSKISDLAIPKLLEGVTVDGNIYGVPYNQEGYGLIYNKEVFEKANIDASKLITYSDLLEAVEILDSKKAELGLDAVFAFPAKETWVTGLHLSNIFISPEFNGDILKAFEAKEIKFEYANQYKQLVDLQNKYSVQPTVSLDYSQQVEKLFSLGKVAMIQQGNWAFSSIAGVDAKLAENIGMIPIPAEGVIENKLAVGVPMFWAVNKDADDASKEAAKDFLNWMYSSEVGKDYVINKFKFIPAYMGYENEKIVDPLSQVVYNYSKDGNTLNWVFMGYPSGWGMNTLGSNLQKYLSGNATFDEVINTSKQAWQESRK
- a CDS encoding carbohydrate ABC transporter permease, encoding MFKYKRKHELFFWLFIIPTITALFMVVIVPLFYGLYYSFTSWNGITNPVFIGLKNYVDLFKDKEFLNSIWFTTKFAVVSVLLINALGLGLALLVTQKFKGSNLLRTVFFMPNLIGGLILGFIWQFIFIEVFYSIGDKIGFENLKGWLSTTNTGFWGLVILTAWQMAGYIMIIYIAHLETIPKDLIEAAEIDGANSIQKFKNVIFPLVAPAFTVSMFLTLSNSFKLYDQNLSLTNGGPYNSTQMVAMNIYNTAFSANKMSYAQSKAIIFFIIIAVISLTQVYYNRRKEVEY